Below is a window of Leisingera sp. S132 DNA.
AGGCGGAAGCGGTCGGTCTTGCCGGTCTCCACCGGCTCGGCGCCGGAGCCCATCAGGCGCTGGTCGATCAGCCGGCCCAATGTGGCGCCGACCGCACGGCCGATAATGGCTGAGGACAGCCCCGCGACCGAGCCGCCGATTGCGCCGCCAACCGCCGCGCCGGCGGCAGAGAGAAGAATGGTTGCCATCAGATCAGCTCCTTTGCCAGGACGTGCCAGGGAAGTTAAACCGCGCCACGATGCGGCGCTGCCAGGGCGGGCTCAGCGGGCTTTCGACAACCCCGTGGCCGGCATAGGCGTGGATGAAGGACGGGGCGCTGCAGACCTGTTCCGCCCGGCGGCACCGCCGGGCTGCGCCTGCCTGCCCCCCGGCAGGCGCATTCGCGCCCGCCCAGGCAGACGCAGCCCTCATTTCTTTGGTACAAACCTTGGACTGCACCCCCAGATGCTTGGCCACCGATCCCTCGCGCATCCGGAACAGGATCACATCGCCGGGGGCCGCCGCATCCAGCGGTTTCGCCGCCAGATGCCGCGCCGCGGCCTGCCACAGCGCCTCGGCGCCCTGAGGTTCGGACCAGTCCATCGTGTAGGCGGGCGGCAGCTCCGGCTCGGCGCCCAGCAGCTCGCGCCACAGCCCCCGGATCAGCCCCAGGCAATCACAGCCCGCGCCCTTGCAGGACGCCTGATGCACATAGGGCGTGCCGATCCAGCCGCGTGCGGCCTCCACCACCCGGTTCATCGCCGGCTGCCCCCGGTATTGGTGCCCGACTGGCGCGGCACCGCCATAACCCAGTCCTCGCCCGGAATGTCGGGAAACCCCTGGAAGTTCAGAAGATTGTTGAATTTCAGCCGGCAGGTCTCCATGCGCTTGTCGCAGCCGGCCTGCAGCCGGACCATGTCACCCGGCTGCACCACAGCCCGCACCGGCTCCCACAGGGTGATCCTGCGCCCCTCTGCATCGCTGCGGTCCGCCTTGATGGCAGCCCAAAGCCCTTCTGCCGCGCCGCTCAGGACCGTCAGCCGGCCATCCTCAAACCAGCTGGGTTCAAACCCCGGCAAAGCGCCCCAGCGGAACTCCTCGCTGCGGCTCACGGTTTCAGTTGCAATTTCAGCAGTATAGCCCGGTGTGTTCAGGTCGAACCTGCAAACCCCGTCGCCCAGCACCGCGGTGCAGGGTTTCTGGTAGATCCGTCCCAGCGGCTGGTTCAGCGCTTCGGTCAGCCCGCGCAGCTCTGCCTCAAAGGCACCGCCTGCGCGGCGGATCTCGCCGATGGAGCCGCGGAATTGCAGCCACCGCATCGAGACATCCTGCCAATTGACCAGCCAGCAGCGCACCTCCGCGCCATCAAACCGGCCCGCCTCGATGTCCTCCTCGCGCACCGCAGCGTCGCTCAGAACCCCCAAGGCCTCGGTGTTGTCGACCGACAGGCCGGTGGCTTGGCTCACCGCCCGCGCGGTCAGCCCGCTGCCGGGCTGGAAGGTGATGCCGTCAAAGGACAGCACGCAGTCATGATCGGTAAATCCCAGCACCGCGCCGTCCCGCCGCGCCAGCGCCCAGGCGCGGCACACCGTGGTGATGCCGGATTGAAGATGGTCGTGCAAGGCACTGGAAAGGCTTGTCATACCCGCACCTCCACCACTGGAACGGCAGGTGCCTCCCCGGCCTGAAACGACGCCACGCTGGTCTGGATGCTGGCGGTGTCGAACCGCACCGGCACGTCGAACTCAAACCCTGCATTGATGCTGAGGCCGACCTCCGGCGGGTGCGCCAGGGTGATGAGGCCGGTGGCGGTATCCAGCTGGTAATCGACGCCTTCGCGCAGCTCGTCCTGCTCGATCCCGACCCGCACGGTGCCCGCAACCGGCTTGGCAATCGGGCGCTGATAGGTGAATTCACCCGACCGGTAAGTCTTGGTGAGCTGGAACGTCACGCTGCTGCCGTCGCCGGTGGCAATCACCTGATCGTCAAAGGCTGCCTCCGCACTGGGCCGGCCGGATTTGAAGTCGCTCCAATCCTTCCAGCGGAACCCGTACAGCTGCCCCTGGCGCGCCTCGAAAAAGGCGATCAGCACCTCGATATCCTCCAGCGCGCGC
It encodes the following:
- a CDS encoding peptidase; protein product: MNRVVEAARGWIGTPYVHQASCKGAGCDCLGLIRGLWRELLGAEPELPPAYTMDWSEPQGAEALWQAAARHLAAKPLDAAAPGDVILFRMREGSVAKHLGVQSKVCTKEMRAASAWAGANAPAGGQAGAARRCRRAEQVCSAPSFIHAYAGHGVVESPLSPPWQRRIVARFNFPGTSWQRS
- a CDS encoding DUF2163 domain-containing protein, which codes for MTSLSSALHDHLQSGITTVCRAWALARRDGAVLGFTDHDCVLSFDGITFQPGSGLTARAVSQATGLSVDNTEALGVLSDAAVREEDIEAGRFDGAEVRCWLVNWQDVSMRWLQFRGSIGEIRRAGGAFEAELRGLTEALNQPLGRIYQKPCTAVLGDGVCRFDLNTPGYTAEIATETVSRSEEFRWGALPGFEPSWFEDGRLTVLSGAAEGLWAAIKADRSDAEGRRITLWEPVRAVVQPGDMVRLQAGCDKRMETCRLKFNNLLNFQGFPDIPGEDWVMAVPRQSGTNTGGSRR
- a CDS encoding DUF2460 domain-containing protein; this translates as MNFHEVRFPASLSFGSVGGPERRTDVVTLANGFEERNTPWAHSRRRYDAGLGLRALEDIEVLIAFFEARQGQLYGFRWKDWSDFKSGRPSAEAAFDDQVIATGDGSSVTFQLTKTYRSGEFTYQRPIAKPVAGTVRVGIEQDELREGVDYQLDTATGLITLAHPPEVGLSINAGFEFDVPVRFDTASIQTSVASFQAGEAPAVPVVEVRV